The DNA sequence TATTTTATGGCAGGAAGGCATATCTCTTTGCAATTGGAAACCAAAGAAAGGAATTGAGAGTTCAGGTGCAAATGCTGAGCTTACACACTCTCATCCTCCTGCGATTCCGGCAAAGCAAGTTTGGGTATGGAAGTTTTGGGTATGGAAGTTTTGGGTATAGAAGTTTGGGTAAAGTAAGTTTGGTAAGTCTTCAATCTTCAAGTCTGGGTTTCTCGGTTTATTTTTTTCACTCTTCAAGCTTCATTCTTCAATCAATCGGTCTcttgctttctgggttttcaatttcatgtgTTCAATTTGCAGCAAAGCATAGACGTCCTCAAGTTTGGTTCGATTTCTGGTTCGATTTCGAATTCTtcaagcttggtaagttgctgccTTTCTGGGTATTCAGTTCTTGTGTATGATACTATGAATAATGAATGATTGGTAACTGAGAAGAGTTGTATGAATATTTGCTTACTGTCTTCCTATTATTGTCTTACTGATTTGAGTGATTTCTTGACAGCTCAAGTGTGAAAAAAAATAGTAACTATGTTTGCAGCTGCTTGCTACTCTAGTTTTTTGTATCATCATTTTtagtttctgaagaagaagttaAAATATATGTCGGCTGTATTAAGAATTTGTTTGGGCAACTTTAGAGGTTGAACTTAAATGGAATTTGATTTCATCATGTAGAAGATTGGAAGGGAATGCAGAAATATGCACACATCAGTGGcgtgttttgatttttgtctaTTAGACTTTACCATTGGGTTAGACCAAGTCATATCACCAAGGCTTCTGGTGTGACTTGGTTGTAAGGTTGGGAGCTAAGCTGATGAGGTAGACTAGTTCATTTGGATTCCTTGAATGAAAATCAGGATGTATATGTACTCTGAATGAAACCCTGATGTTCTACACTGTGTACATTGAATTGTACTTTCCTCTATACGTAACTTCTTTGTTACTAAGTTTCTGAGTTGTTCTGGTATGCTTTTGCTTGTCAACAGGAACATGGAGGCGATGTCAATGAAGCCGTGAATGCACATTTTAGGGAAGGAGATGTACACAGGTATCACATTTTCACTTCATctcattcctttttcttttcttgctcAACTTTTAGCAGTAATTTTAGTAACATTCTGCGGCTGTGTCTTTTCTCTTTAATACTTGTTTTAcctttgttcttttttggtTCAGTACAAGTCCTTCATCTACTGCTCCCCCACAGTACAATTTCCCTCAAATGAGTAATCAGAATCAAGTAGCTCCACAACAAGGACTTATGCCACTTCTCTCTGATGCCAGGAGTTTCAAGCCTACAACTGTCACCCACAATGTTGAATATTGATTGGAGATGTAGGGTTATTCTTTACTGCAGTGCGTACTGATATCCAATTTATGCTACTGATGGAAATGTACTTTGGTGGGTTAATTTATGCAATGTACTTTGGTGGGTTAATTTATGCAATGAGGAATTGATCTTATAATTAATCTGCCTTTTTGATGACTACTGTACAGAAACGCgaagttttattttctatcagacaacataaaactgaagttcaattgattatcaaacaacagaaatgcgaagttttattttctattagACAACAAAAACTTAAAACTGTGGTTGGAATACAAaacagacgacataaaaatgaAGTCTTACAACTATTTAGACGACAGATGAGCATATTttctatcagacaacataaaactgaagttcaattgattatcaaacaacagaaatgcgaagttttattttctatcagacaacataaaaacttAAAACTGTGGTTGGAATACAAaacagacgacataaaaataaagtcttACAACTATTTAGACGACAGATGAGCATAATTTACCCAATTATAAGTGATTTacaaacaacaattaaatgtcGTTAAAAATGCATTCAAACGATAGATTGTCAAACAAGTCTTTATATTGGTAAcgtcagacaacatatatatgtgttcttatttgttttcagacgacagaggtTTTATTAAAACTGTAGTTTGTACCTCATTtcaacaacattaatatgtcGTTGTATGTGATTAATAACTACAGAAAGTTCCAAATCCTTCAAAGTTGggttgttcagacgacagagccTTACGAAACTTCTGTAGTCTGAGTGAGAACAGACGACAgaggatatctgtcgtctgatgccataAGAGATGATAGCTGGATAGACTACATATAATttgcatatcagacgacagatatcatctgtcgtctgaagctattattggcatagtgcAGGCCACCATGGGCGGCGGCGGCACTGGCGGTGACAACATGGCCGACGGTCATGTTATGGATGGTGGCTTCATacctaatggggtccgatcccattcttccgtcattcctcttctctctgtagggataaaataggcccatatcaatcgtacctcttaggtatcgaaagattgtctttacaccaatccaatggcggcgtgttggcgcagagctatgtcaagctaacaagttcactgcgaatgagatgtccggtcttgtgcattgagctaagtacaataatgcgcctattgcactcaaatggggcacttcagcctctaatggttcttcgtcctcatcctttggacgaaacggatcttttcctggctcaagactacgatcgatcatgggagtactcacaggctttgctttatcttcatgaaagcgccttagaattttctgagtatatgcagactgatggatcaaaatcccatcactacagtgctcgagttctaaaccgagacaaaactgtattttcccaagatctttcatctcaaattcagatttcaagtatttagcagtttccttcaactcatctagagttccaattaggttcatgtcatcgacatagactgctacgattgcaaatccagaacttgttctcttaatgaacacgcatgggcatatttcattgttaatatatcccttcccaattaagtagtcacttagacggttataccacatccgtccggattgttttaatccatatagtgagcgttttaatcttattgaaaacgcgctccgtggtttagagccacttgatttgggtaattgaagtccatctggaaccttcatatatatctctgaatctagatccccatagagatatgctgtaaccacatccataagctacatgtcaagtttttcggaaactaccaaactgacaaggtagcgaaaTGTTATAACGTCcgttacgggagaatatgtctcctcgtagtcgattccagggcattgtgagaaaccttgcgccacaaggcgggctttatatcttaccacctcaattttctcattacgctttctaataaagacccatttatggccaataggctttacatttgggggtgtctgcgttacaggcccaaatacctgtctctttgttagtgaatccaattcaacctggatcgcatctttccatttaggccaatctgctcttcgttgacattcttcaacagagcgaggttcgatatcatcatattctataattccttttgcaatatggtatgcaaatgcatcatcaatcgccatagaatttctatccatcatctcatgtacactagtgtaatttatggagatctctctattctttggagctggttctgacattggagcgtccctcaatgatgtctcttggacataaccataatctggaatattctcatgagatggattattcacatcgatgattaatggattattctgtgccaaactcgctttctttcttgggcgagaatccatcaaacccatgagcctcccgcgcttcctggcaggggccatgggcctagccacaacgtcaccatcactgtgagaggggacgttggcgccatgctcaattgcccttgagatggcgtcatgtcctctatttttagggacatcaatccttgcaggcacgtttgcagcaggtacgtgtgatctcgtcactttagtgatatcagaaaacgcatcaggcatcgattctgctacgttctgaagatcgagtattctccgcacttcaatttcggactgtgcggttcggagATCAAGATGAgtcagagtggggacagaccacgacaattcctgtcgttcctgttgaacattgatgttcttatctccccctaacgacgggaaggcTGTCTCATTGAAGTgataatccgcaaatctagcggtaaagagatcgcctgtcaagggttctatgtagcggataattgttggagaatcatatccaacataaatggtTATGTCAGATGGCTGGAACATGGAACTGCAGGGGCAGTATGCTTGCGGCAAGGCTACAGGGGCAGTGCGCAAGGCAGCAGGGGTTGCTGTgaggctgcaggggcagcgataCGGCGCTGCAAGCGCACGGGCGCGCGAAGGTAGTCTGCAGCGAAGgactcggctagctcgggctaggggctgcggTGGTGAAAGAAGATTTtcgggttttggtttttagttttctgttttgtggttagggctcgtgctgataacgtgtttaagtaaaagagattcgagagagtattgatgagagaattgtgtatatattattgagaataggagccctatatatagggattacaaagtactagttctaatgttacaaggaataccaatccgtgtaggattgggaaatctagaaccttctctcctattgctactcctagtttgataaggcacactaaatcgatattccttcaacagtaAAGACATTCTAGGAGTGATAAATTTAGACCATATACACTTACCCCAACTCATTGATGGAAAATGTTGGCGTAGAAACTGAAAAGCATTCTTTGCCATGAGCTCCCCGGATGTAGCAGAAGACCAAATTACCTTATCCTCCACCGAAGGATCCATAGCTAAAGGGACTTTTTCAATCAACTCACACAACGCAAGGTGATGCAAATGAAGGAGATCAGGAATGACCCAAGAGCCATTACTAATATAATCAGCCACATACCCTTGCAGATTGTCCACGATAGTATGAGGTCCAAAGAAATCAATAATAGGCTTCCCCATAAAATTATCCCTCCAAAAAGAGATATTTGTACCCTGACCAATCAACCATTGTGCATTCTCCATAACCACTGACCAAAACTTCTTCACCCCAGGCCATATGGATAAAGGAACATAAGAACGCCTCATCAAACCGCCACGCCAAAATCTATTTCGAATGAACAAACAACTCACGGCAGAAGAAGAATATATTTCCCAACACCTTTTTAGAAGTAGTGATTGATTAAGCAGAACTAGTTGCCTGAGCCCCAACCCTCCTTCATCTACTGAAGCACAACAAGACTTCCATGAAACTACCCTTTTAAATGAAAGACGTGTTGCTTTAAATGAAGAGAAAATGACAAGACTAGCTTCATTTTAGATATATTTGAAATGTTTCACCAAATTGACCCATACAAGAACACAAGGATTTCTTCAAGACTTTAAATGTTCTGGTATTGCAAGATACATACATACTACCTAACTAAGGGAGTAAGCATAGCAATGGAATTGTTAGACATGATCTCAATGGAAATTCTTGATTCAGTTTCATGGCTCTGCTTTGTTAGAGCCAGTTCTGTTGCCAAGGACTCCTTTAGTTCCACAATCACTTCACTCATGATTGGCCTGTCGATGACATTTGGAGACACACATGCCATTGCTATTTCCACAGCTTTCCAGACTGAGTTAGCATGGAAATTTTCCTTTAACCTTGAATCAACAATACTGAAAATATCTCCTTTCTCAAGCATGAAACCAACCCATTGGCTAATGTGAATTCTctcttgtagttttgataaaaCAGGTCGACTTGTGATGATTTCTAGCAGCACAATCccaaagctataaacatcaCTCTTCTCATTTAACCTACTTGATAGGTAGTATCTGCAAGCCAAAACCATAAAAAATCATATCATATGTTCCGAAAGTGTTAGACAACCACTGCTATGTCCTAAAAATGCAAGCGTTAAGAAATACATAGGTGCAGCCCCTGCCCTGCTCCTCCAAACCAACAAAGAACTAAGGATTCCAGGTTTCAAACACTGGACCGTCTTCTACTAAGGCTTTAATACCATGTCAGACAATCATTCCAACAATCTAACCAAAAATTTCAGATAAGAGGGATTGGATATCAAGCCAGCAAATAGAATTCTTGCTAAAATATCTCTTTAGACTTTTAAAGTGTCCTTCATTCTTCTTCCTAACTTCATTACTCATGTTTCTCTACTTGATTAATATTTGTTCCCCTAATGTTTCAATAACTGAAATGCTAAATATGATGGGTAAGCCAAAATCAAAGAACACTTACTCGGGGTCGAGGTACCCAGGAGTGCCAGCAACAAGAGTTGATACATGACTCCCATGAGTCCCATCATTAGTTGGAAAAATCTTTGATAGGCCAAAATCTGATAGTTTAGCTTGAAGATTTTCATTCAGCAAGATATTTGTTGATTTTATATCCCTGTGGATTATGGGTGGCTTGCAACCATAGTGCAGATATTCCAATCCTACATAAATCATTAAATCCATATAAAATTGAGACATCATTTATCAACAAAGTccataaataaaagaagaaaaatgattcTAAGAAAGGATTATGATAATAATTTACTTGCTGACCTTGTGCAGCATCTATTGCTATTCGAAGTCGTTCTTTCCAAGTCAAGATATTTGAACTACTATCTACATCCACAAAAATTGAagatttgagaattttttttctccGTCTTAACTTACAAGGGAACCTCATAATTAAGTTATTATTTATCAATACGTGCAAGAGAGTTGCAGAATACAAAATTTGTGCACTTCAAAGTATTTCATTTCAAGCATATATTAAAAACACTAGGCTGCTGATAATTAAGTTATCGACTGTCCCATATAATCAAAGTATTAAATAAGAAGTTTATGCTGAACTTTGCTACTGAATAATTTCACTGCGGCCTAACCTGAAAGATGTTCTTGTAAGTTTCCATTGCACATATACTCGTAGACCAGGCCTACTCTAGTTTTATCATTGCAATATCCAACAAGATTTGTCAAGTTTTTGTGATGAACCCTCATAAGAAGATCAACCTGTAATATAATTAAGAAGCCACAACAACACATTAATttgttatattatatataatatcGGTCAAGAAATTGTTGCATCAGTAATTTTGGCAAACGTGCCTCTGCATGAAATTGTTGAAATCCTTGAACTGCTGACGGTGAAAGCATCTTGATAGCCACTTGAGTCTTGTCTAGGTAACCATGATAAACGGTTCCGAATCCACCTTTTCCAAGAATCCTTTCAAAGTTGTTGGTAATCTTGAGTATCTCAGAGTGGGTAAATTTTCGTTTTGTCGATTCCATTGAGCCCAATTGAATAGTGGCTTTCACATTTGTGACATCTCCTGAGACCAACAAGTTTTATCAGCATCTTATACAGTCAAAATCTGCACCCTTCATGCTTTTGTTTTCCCTTCAATTCTGCTACAAAATTTTGCATGGTTTTGTACTAGTGAATAACGTTCTATATTTCTCTTTGAAAGGCATTTCTGATGGTCCATAGACGTTTGATGAAATTATGTTTTTCTGTGAGTGTGTTGGTTTTGGGATTTTATTGTTTGTACTATTTACGTACACAGACACATGTGTAACTAGATAGAGTTGGTGCGGGTGTAGTGTTTCAGGTACAATTTAAAGGATCCATGCAAATAGATTGTTTCTGTATACAGCAGGCACAACCGCAACATTTAGTAGAGAATGAGTAATAAATATAGCAATCAACCATgtttattgaaattgaatgtgTATTCTCAAAGTTATTTAAATCCAACAACCATAAGAGCTCGTAGTATTGCCCAACAAATACTATTTGACTAATGTTTAACTGATTAATAACCATATATATTTGGAAGTCTAGCTTACCCTgttgttttttccttttaagACCCCAGCAGAAGATAGCTGCTACAATTGACAAGAGGATGGAAATTCCAGAGATTGACACCACTTCGAGAATAATGAATTTGTGGTTCTTCTTGCAAGGAACGTTTccggatagatttagattttgGCACAAACTGACACCAAAATAGTTGATGGCAATTGTCGTTAGATTATTATCAAATAACTATAAATCCCTATGTTACGTTTTAGTAAGCAGATTTGTATCTCAACGTTTTATAGTGAAATACCTGATCATTAAATAATTCCATGAGAAAATAAACTCGACATTAATTACAAATAGAAAACTGGCTCGTGACTATGTCAACAATCCAATTTGTAAAACAGATTCAAGAAATAATAACAATTAGTTTTATGTAAGTTGCATACCTTAGTGATAGCAAACCATTATTCCTCTTCTCAATTAATCCAACTGGAACTGAGCCTGTAAGCTTGTTTTTCTCCAAGTTTCTACAGAAGTAAATCAAGTAATATGTCTTAAATATGGTTTCCAGTTAAGGAGTTCCCTCTGCCACACTATATCACCAAATAATTTCTTACATGAAATTTAGATCTGGTAATTGAGACAAAAACTCTGGAATTGTTCCTGTTAAGTTGTTGTTTGATAAATCCCTGAAATGAACAGATCACGTTTAAAACTCATTATGACAAATGAAATTCTCTCCTTTCTCAATCTGACTTCTCATTATTGGTAACAGCTCATTTTGGACACAGAAAGGCATACTTACAGGGTTTGTATCTTTGCCAGATTGGATATAGAAAGAGCTATCTCCCCTGTTAATCCATTCGAGGACAAGTTCCTAATTACATGTTTCGTCACATCACTAAGACATATgtgaattgaaaatgaaaacatCAATAAGTTTATGAAGACAAACTTACAAGGTTATAATTCGTCTTAGGGGCTCATAAGCATGATAGCTACAGTTTATGCCCTCCCATGAGTAAGCTTGAGGGGAACATGGATCTCCTTGCCAGTTTTTTCTAATTTTATAAGTTTCCTTGATGTTTGTGATTGCAACAACTAGTATTGTAAGACAGAAACAGAAAACCGCATGAAAATCACTCATATACCTATCAGGTGAGGCAGTAAATGGACAGAAATGAAAGCTTGTGTAAGGAACTTAATTACCATCTTCTTGGTCTGTATCCAATTCTGAGAATTCTTTCACCTTATAAATCTCAAAAGCATTGAGTATGGGTGGAAGACTAGAGTTCTCAGCCTTCAAgattgaaaaattattttgttgtccGCCAAAAGCTTTAGAGCTAGAAATAGTATCTGTGTACAAGTAACTAGGAGCATCAACTGGCCCATAAAAGAGGTCTCCATTCCTAGTGATGTTGAACCGTCTAGACTGGTTGGGTTGGAGCTTTTCAACTTCTGCAAAGTGCATGTAAATATGATGTTGTGCATTGCTATCATTAGAAGGCGGCAACCGGATATTCAAAGGATCACTTGGATCTCTCGGCGTGGCGGCAGTACGCATGACTTCAGACGGTGGACGGTATTTATTGTGATAATTCGTGTTAACGGTGAATCGTGTACTTAATTGTGCCCAATCCTCGACCTTATATGAACGCGACCAGACGCGATCAAAAATATCAAATGGGAACCTAAAATGAAACATTGCCACATTATttgataaacaaaaaacaaaaaaaaaatcatcatagTATTCAAGGATCAGAAAACATATCGATTCCTATGAGTTCAAGAATTCACCTGTATCCTCTACGGGTATCCATTTGACCAGTGTCATACCGCGAAACAAGTTCTAAGGAACCCATTGGTGTATGAT is a window from the Rosa chinensis cultivar Old Blush chromosome 2, RchiOBHm-V2, whole genome shotgun sequence genome containing:
- the LOC112184643 gene encoding probable LRR receptor-like serine/threonine-protein kinase PAM74; the protein is MMSLTFMQFLFAFSLMLLVHAQDQSGFISIDCGRAENFSYTDLNTGIEYISDARFIDTGESKLIWPNQRNNYTQPYWTLRRFPEGTRNCYKINVTSGMKYLIRAGFFYGNYDGDNKLPVFELHLGANLWDTVRFKDASTDKKKELIHTPLRNYIHVCLVDIGSGIPFISAIELRPLPNETFPFDIFDRVWSRSYKVEDWAQLSTRFTVNTNYHNKYRPPSEVMRTAATPRDPSDPLNIRLPPSNDSNAQHHIYMHFAEVEKLQPNQSRRFNITRNGDLFYGPVDAPSYLYTDTISSSKAFGGQQNNFSILKAENSSLPPILNAFEIYKVKEFSELDTDQEDVVAITNIKETYKIRKNWQGDPCSPQAYSWEGINCSYHAYEPLRRIITLNLSSNGLTGEIALSISNLAKIQTLDLSNNNLTGTIPEFLSQLPDLNFINLEKNKLTGSVPVGLIEKRNNGLLSLSLCQNLNLSGNVPCKKNHKFIILEVVSISGISILLSIVAAIFCWGLKRKKQQGDVTNVKATIQLGSMESTKRKFTHSEILKITNNFERILGKGGFGTVYHGYLDKTQVAIKMLSPSAVQGFQQFHAEVDLLMRVHHKNLTNLVGYCNDKTRVGLVYEYMCNGNLQEHLSDSSSNILTWKERLRIAIDAAQGLEYLHYGCKPPIIHRDIKSTNILLNENLQAKLSDFGLSKIFPTNDGTHGSHVSTLVAGTPGYLDPEYYLSSRLNEKSDVYSFGIVLLEIITSRPVLSKLQERIHISQWVGFMLEKGDIFSIVDSRLKENFHANSVWKAVEIAMACVSPNVIDRPIMSEVIVELKESLATELALTKQSHETESRISIEIMSNNSIAMLTPLVR